The proteins below are encoded in one region of Salvelinus namaycush isolate Seneca chromosome 39, SaNama_1.0, whole genome shotgun sequence:
- the LOC120032797 gene encoding SERTA domain-containing protein 2-like, with protein sequence MLGNGVKRKLDEDGLEEGKALLTSAAGAAGSHSRVNYTLQRQTVLNISLMKLYGPPRTPATEPALQRRVLINNVIRRIHHEFKEEGGAGLRAHFFAVPPPEPHITEDEGYHEAPTSAFGGVLSPPLSPLSSLDSGLTPASLLDDDPPLFFALPPSSPHPLGHHPVSPRLLEPPPPPAKDSFSSALEEIEELCPIAVTTSTTSSLPLSPPPSPQPPPSLPAGMDMKEEGRTYSPKDKESLLLDDSQAAKNVLADPPSAPADISPSSGGFLTDFALDDILFTDIDTSMYDFNLPCGASSIPPNLGVSKTTPVVTADDLVKTLSSYSGGGAGSPPLAQNQPFKMDLAELDHIMEVLVGS encoded by the coding sequence ATGTTGGGTAACGGCGTGAAGCGCAAACTGGATGAGGACGGCCTGGAGGAGGGCAAGGCGCTCCTCACATCAGCGGCCGGAGCCGCGGGCAGCCACTCAAGGGTTAACTACACGCTGCAGCGCCAGACGGTGCTAAACATCTCCTTGATGAAGCTGTATGGGCCGCCGCGGACGCCCGCCACCGAGCCGGCCCTGCAGCGCCGCGTGCTCATCAACAACGTCATCCGCCGCATCCACCACGAGTTCAAAGAGGAAGGCGGTGCGGGGCTGCGCGCACACTTCTTCGCCGTCCCGCCGCCGGAACCGCACATCACCGAGGACGAGGGCTACCACGAAGCTCCGACATCTGCGTTCGGCGGCGTCCTCTCCCCGCCCCTCTCGCCACTGTCGTCGCTGGACTCTGGTTTGACCCCGGCCTCGCTCCTGGACGATGACCCGCCACTGTTCTTCGCCTTGCCGCCGTCCTCACCCCACCCCCTGGGTCACCACCCTGTCTCGCCGAGACTGTTAGAGCCTCCCCCGCCTCCTGCCAAGGACAGCTTCTCCTCAGCTTTGGAGGAGATCGAGGAGCTGTGCCCCATCGCAGTGAcaacctctactacctcctccctACCTTTGTCTCCTCCACCTTCACCCCAGCCCCCACCCTCTCTACCAGCAGGGATGGACATgaaagaggaagggaggacaTACAGCCCGAAGGACAAGGAGTCGCTCTTGCTGGACGATAGCCAGGCTGCAAAAAACGTGTTGGCAGACCCTCCCAGCGCCCCCGCAGACATATCGCCCTCCTCCGGGGGCTTCCTCACTGACTTTGCCCTGGACGACATTCTATTCACAGACATCGACACGTCCATGTATGACTTTAACCTCCCCTGCGGCGCCTCTTCAATACCGCCGAACTTGGGGGTGTCCAAAACGACCCCCGTGGTCACTGCGGACGACCTGGTTAAGACTCTGTCCAGTTACAGCGGGGGAGGGGCGGGCTCTCCCCCTCTGGCCCAAAACCAGCCCTTCAAAATGGACCTGGCTGAGCTCGACCACATTATGGAAGTCCTGGTGGGGTCTTGA